One Lysinibacillus fusiformis genomic window carries:
- a CDS encoding metallophosphoesterase: MAKMILGIGVVGIYSALTFYLGWSVKQWLVAMRWFNYPVFYWLGLYIIAFSIVIGRIHESLRVFSVVGNYWMFIFEYGLMLCLAAQFVIWLTPFKNVQIIGSIAIAIFIILCIVGSYLAYSPVVRNLEITMDKKDSELSSMRIVVASDFHLGVLSNKKHLQRFVHLSNEAKPDIIFLAGDIVDDDPKWFVKEGMAEVMKSLTATYGIYGVLGNHEYYGKKIPEFVEEMENAGVKILRDETIRVGNAFIVTGQEDITNKERQQLDTLRHSDNLPWFVMNHTPNDLVTPSQEGVDFHMSGHTHKGQMWPNQYITARVFELDYGYKMKEQMHTLVSSGFGFWGPPMRIGSRSELWVVDITFR, from the coding sequence ATGGCGAAAATGATACTAGGAATAGGTGTAGTTGGTATATATAGCGCGTTAACCTTCTACCTAGGGTGGAGCGTAAAGCAGTGGCTTGTTGCGATGAGGTGGTTCAATTATCCGGTTTTTTATTGGTTGGGACTGTATATCATTGCCTTTAGCATTGTCATTGGACGGATACATGAATCTCTAAGAGTGTTTTCAGTTGTTGGGAATTATTGGATGTTTATATTTGAATATGGGTTGATGCTTTGCTTGGCAGCACAATTTGTAATTTGGTTAACGCCATTTAAGAATGTACAAATAATAGGAAGTATAGCAATTGCCATATTCATTATCTTATGTATAGTTGGCTCGTATTTAGCGTATTCTCCAGTTGTCCGTAATTTAGAAATAACGATGGATAAAAAGGATAGTGAACTGTCTTCGATGCGTATTGTTGTTGCTTCGGATTTTCATCTAGGTGTGCTATCAAATAAAAAGCATTTACAACGCTTTGTCCATCTATCTAATGAAGCAAAACCAGATATTATTTTTTTAGCAGGAGACATTGTCGATGATGATCCTAAATGGTTTGTGAAAGAGGGAATGGCAGAGGTGATGAAATCGCTAACTGCTACTTACGGTATCTATGGTGTACTTGGTAATCATGAATATTATGGCAAGAAAATTCCTGAATTTGTAGAAGAAATGGAAAACGCCGGTGTGAAGATTTTAAGAGATGAAACAATTCGAGTTGGGAATGCGTTTATAGTAACGGGACAAGAAGATATTACAAATAAAGAGCGACAGCAATTAGATACATTGCGTCACAGTGATAATTTGCCATGGTTTGTCATGAATCATACACCGAATGATCTTGTAACTCCGTCGCAAGAGGGTGTAGATTTTCATATGTCAGGTCATACGCATAAGGGGCAAATGTGGCCCAATCAGTATATTACGGCACGAGTATTTGAGCTTGATTATGGTTATAAGATGAAGGAGCAAATGCATACACTTGTTTCATCGGGATTTGGATTCTGGGGTCCTCCGATGCGAATAGGCAGTCGTTCTGAGCTTTGGGTAGTTGATATTACTTTTCGTTAA
- a CDS encoding undecaprenyl-diphosphate phosphatase translates to MDIIELLKALILGFVEGMTEFAPVSSTGHMIIVDDMWLKTEEFLGKYPANTFKIVVQLGSILAVIVVMWKRMLSLVGLYNIDGQSRSMKGRFNLMHVIVGMLPAVVLGFAFKDFIDDHLFKVEHVIYALVAGAILMIVADKFAPRKPKVDSLDNISYGLAFKVGLVQCLSLWPGFSRSGATISGGVLFGISHRVAADFTFIMAVPIMAGASLVSVLKNWDTLSMDYLGFYVVGFISSFLFALLSIKFFLALISKVKLMPFAIYRLVLAAILSIIIFM, encoded by the coding sequence GTGGATATCATAGAGTTATTAAAGGCACTTATTTTAGGCTTTGTTGAGGGGATGACAGAGTTTGCACCAGTATCGTCCACTGGGCATATGATTATCGTGGATGATATGTGGTTAAAAACAGAAGAATTTTTAGGGAAGTATCCTGCTAATACATTTAAAATCGTCGTACAGCTTGGTTCAATTTTAGCGGTAATCGTCGTTATGTGGAAGCGCATGTTAAGCTTAGTTGGTTTATATAATATTGATGGTCAATCTAGATCTATGAAAGGGCGATTCAACTTAATGCATGTGATTGTTGGTATGTTGCCAGCGGTAGTGTTAGGTTTCGCATTTAAAGATTTTATCGACGATCATTTATTTAAAGTTGAGCATGTCATATATGCGTTAGTGGCTGGGGCAATTTTAATGATTGTTGCCGATAAGTTTGCACCGAGAAAGCCGAAAGTTGATTCGTTAGATAATATTTCATATGGCTTAGCATTTAAAGTTGGCTTAGTTCAATGTTTGTCTTTATGGCCTGGTTTCTCTCGTTCTGGTGCAACAATTTCAGGTGGGGTACTATTTGGTATCAGTCATCGTGTAGCAGCGGATTTCACATTTATTATGGCCGTTCCAATAATGGCAGGGGCAAGTCTTGTATCAGTACTGAAAAACTGGGATACGCTTTCAATGGATTACCTTGGTTTTTACGTAGTCGGTTTTATTAGTTCATTTCTATTTGCCTTACTATCTATTAAGTTCTTCTTAGCACTAATCTCAAAAGTTAAATTGATGCCATTCGCGATTTACCGTTTGGTATTGGCGGCTATATTAAGTATTATCATTTTTATGTAA
- a CDS encoding response regulator transcription factor: MTKLTVLVTDDDQDIRDGIEIYLKNEGYNVIKAADGVEAIEKLQNNEVHLIILDIMMPNMDGITATFKIRAERNIPIIMLSAKAEDGDKIHGLSVGADDYVTKPFHPLELLARVKSQLRRYVQLGTYNDGTAKVEIDGLVLDEDAKEVILEGEPVRLTPIEYKITELLMKNAGRVFSIREIYERVWNEEAYNAENIVAVHIRKIREKIEADPKNPRYLKVVWGVGYKMEK, translated from the coding sequence ATGACGAAGTTAACAGTTCTTGTAACAGATGACGATCAAGATATTCGTGATGGTATTGAAATTTACTTAAAAAATGAAGGCTACAATGTAATTAAAGCCGCAGATGGTGTAGAGGCAATAGAGAAACTTCAGAACAACGAAGTTCATTTAATTATTTTAGATATTATGATGCCGAATATGGATGGCATTACGGCAACTTTTAAAATCCGTGCAGAGCGCAATATTCCAATTATTATGCTGAGTGCGAAGGCGGAGGACGGCGATAAAATTCATGGCTTATCTGTTGGGGCCGATGATTATGTCACGAAGCCTTTCCATCCATTAGAGCTTTTGGCACGTGTGAAATCACAGCTACGACGTTATGTACAACTTGGGACGTACAATGATGGAACAGCAAAGGTCGAAATTGACGGGCTTGTTTTAGATGAAGATGCTAAAGAAGTTATTTTAGAAGGCGAGCCTGTTCGTTTAACGCCAATTGAATATAAAATTACAGAACTATTAATGAAAAATGCAGGGCGTGTTTTTTCGATTCGAGAGATTTATGAGCGTGTATGGAATGAAGAAGCCTACAATGCGGAAAATATTGTAGCCGTACACATTCGTAAAATACGTGAAAAAATTGAGGCAGATCCGAAAAATCCGCGCTATTTAAAGGTGGTATGGGGCGTTGGCTATAAAATGGAGAAATAA
- a CDS encoding DASS family sodium-coupled anion symporter, translating into MSALEKTVPKRNLKPLWIGLAFAALIIITFLPNSGDLPVAGQRALAILAFAVILWVTEAVSYPVSSAMIIALVTVMLGLAPSMEDPTTDLGTSGALKMALSGFSNSAVALVAAALFLAAAMQITNLHKRLALWILSLVGTKTKAIVFGAILVSIVLAFFVPSATARAGAVVPILLGMVAAFGLPRDSRLAALLVITSVQAVSIWNIGIKTAAAQNMVALNFIKEQFGVDISWGAWLLYAAPFSIIMSVALFFIMITLIKPETSNIEGGKDVIKKQLADLGPLKAPEIRLIVTSIVLLFFWATENKLHPFDTTTVTIVAIAVLLMPKIGVYTWKEVEPHIPWGTIIVFAVGIMLGTVLLNTEGATWLSDTVFGSLGLDAMPILATIAIVTLFNILIHLGFASATSLASALIPVFIVLASTLTANVDQVGFVIVQQFVISFGFLLPISAPQNMLAYGTGAFTTKDFLKSGIPLTIIGYLLVLLFTATYWKWIGLL; encoded by the coding sequence ATGTCTGCTCTCGAAAAAACAGTACCTAAACGCAATTTAAAGCCACTATGGATTGGCCTAGCTTTCGCGGCACTGATTATTATTACATTTTTACCGAATAGTGGAGACCTTCCTGTAGCTGGCCAACGCGCATTAGCGATTTTAGCTTTCGCAGTCATCCTTTGGGTAACAGAGGCCGTATCGTATCCTGTCAGTTCTGCCATGATTATTGCACTTGTGACAGTTATGCTAGGTCTGGCCCCCTCAATGGAAGATCCTACAACAGATTTAGGCACTTCAGGTGCGCTAAAAATGGCATTAAGTGGATTTAGTAACTCTGCGGTTGCACTAGTAGCCGCAGCACTTTTCTTAGCAGCAGCCATGCAAATTACAAATTTACATAAACGACTTGCTTTATGGATCTTATCGCTAGTTGGTACAAAAACGAAAGCGATTGTCTTCGGCGCTATTTTAGTATCCATAGTACTAGCTTTCTTCGTACCCTCTGCTACAGCACGTGCTGGCGCAGTTGTACCAATTCTACTTGGCATGGTTGCCGCATTTGGCTTACCACGTGATAGTCGTCTAGCTGCTTTACTCGTTATCACATCTGTGCAAGCAGTTTCGATTTGGAATATCGGTATTAAAACGGCAGCTGCACAAAATATGGTTGCTTTAAACTTTATCAAAGAACAGTTTGGTGTAGATATTTCATGGGGAGCTTGGTTACTATACGCCGCACCATTTTCAATCATCATGTCGGTGGCTCTATTCTTCATTATGATTACTTTAATTAAACCTGAGACAAGCAATATAGAGGGCGGTAAAGATGTAATTAAAAAGCAACTTGCAGATTTGGGGCCATTAAAAGCACCTGAAATCCGTTTAATCGTAACTTCAATAGTACTTTTATTTTTCTGGGCAACAGAAAACAAACTTCACCCGTTCGATACGACAACAGTCACAATTGTTGCTATAGCGGTTCTATTAATGCCCAAAATAGGTGTTTATACGTGGAAAGAAGTTGAACCGCATATTCCTTGGGGGACAATTATCGTCTTTGCCGTTGGGATTATGCTGGGGACAGTACTACTAAATACAGAAGGTGCGACGTGGTTATCAGATACTGTCTTCGGATCACTAGGTCTTGATGCTATGCCTATTCTAGCAACAATCGCAATCGTTACCCTTTTCAATATTCTTATTCATCTGGGCTTTGCGAGTGCTACAAGCCTAGCTTCCGCACTGATTCCGGTATTCATTGTATTAGCTTCAACATTAACAGCAAATGTTGATCAAGTCGGTTTCGTAATAGTCCAACAGTTTGTCATTAGCTTCGGTTTCTTATTACCTATTAGTGCACCCCAAAATATGCTTGCCTATGGTACCGGAGCCTTTACAACTAAAGATTTCTTAAAATCGGGTATTCCCTTAACGATTATTGGGTATCTCCTGGTCCTTTTATTCACAGCAACATATTGGAAATGGATTGGATTGTTATAA
- a CDS encoding homoserine dehydrogenase, with amino-acid sequence MATIKAAILGFGTVGQGIYHILNEKREELKNKLGIELEVAKILVTDTSRERVPGTAHLMTTSMDEVLAEPGMQVVFEAIVNEEPAFGYLKRAVEHKCHVITANKVMFAKRGLALQELAKANGVFVGFEATTAGGVPVIKTMKNILLVNDVSRIQGVLNGTCNYILTKMRAEGWSFENALTEAQKLGYAEADPYNDVSGQDAFKKLMILSALAFGEQPDWADVEVIGIDSISAEQVKDACEKGLRYRHVAEVEKLADGRVVAKVGPQLVDKEHPLYPVDDVNNAVALDTNYIGTLTLVGPGAGMYPTASVMVEDYAEIIGKRAGFVVTI; translated from the coding sequence ATGGCAACTATAAAGGCAGCGATCTTAGGATTTGGAACAGTAGGTCAAGGTATTTATCATATTTTAAATGAAAAGCGGGAAGAGCTTAAAAATAAATTAGGTATTGAGCTAGAAGTAGCAAAAATTTTAGTTACAGACACTAGCCGTGAACGCGTACCCGGTACAGCGCATTTGATGACAACAAGTATGGATGAAGTATTAGCAGAACCAGGTATGCAGGTTGTTTTTGAAGCAATCGTCAATGAAGAACCAGCTTTTGGCTATTTGAAGCGTGCTGTTGAACATAAATGTCATGTGATTACCGCTAATAAAGTGATGTTTGCGAAGCGTGGTTTGGCATTGCAGGAACTTGCTAAAGCAAATGGTGTCTTTGTTGGATTCGAGGCAACAACAGCTGGTGGTGTGCCTGTCATTAAAACGATGAAAAACATTTTACTTGTGAATGATGTAAGTCGTATCCAAGGCGTTTTAAATGGTACATGTAACTATATTTTAACGAAAATGCGTGCAGAGGGTTGGTCCTTCGAGAATGCTCTAACAGAGGCACAAAAATTAGGCTATGCCGAAGCTGATCCATATAATGATGTCTCAGGTCAGGATGCCTTCAAAAAATTAATGATATTAAGTGCATTAGCATTTGGAGAGCAACCAGACTGGGCTGATGTTGAAGTAATTGGTATTGATAGTATTTCGGCAGAGCAAGTAAAAGATGCATGTGAAAAAGGCTTGCGTTATCGTCACGTGGCAGAGGTTGAAAAGCTTGCTGATGGTCGTGTGGTGGCAAAGGTTGGACCACAACTAGTAGATAAAGAACACCCGCTTTACCCAGTTGACGACGTGAATAATGCAGTAGCGTTGGACACAAATTACATTGGTACATTAACGCTTGTTGGACCAGGGGCAGGTATGTATCCAACTGCAAGTGTTATGGTTGAAGATTACGCAGAGATTATTGGCAAACGAGCAGGTTTTGTCGTAACGATATAA
- a CDS encoding histidine kinase dimerization/phospho-acceptor domain-containing protein — protein sequence MKKWKSLLTLVCLIWLVFGVFTFSKIGYQYIGKSYFQSENFQHELDNFQSELGPLVLNKPNAEELKSKIEVGLNEIEEHRNYYGSLSDQVANINAQYEGRIQEAADVKATELKTKLENERDEKIKDITTNFQDDEYVRKKIQADKEALVDEYIKSAQVEAKNFAQNYNYWSYELKNTDTGKVFRSGDVSESSAYKVNYTQQHPLSTWNISSNLSHIFSQTNVYLDSEAFHETADYIGTITMSKKVAQQVSVMDGYDRFTRNQYMFFIIWITSILAAVFTWKGRKEVLLAVQGLTEKNNLEKLRIDIQGAVLFITGCMYWFSSYIAFESIEYAYESNYVRFFIDFLLKLFVLIIIGIAFFVQLIWLYDRVSTAKKLGDNLKDSYLWGLGDSLTDLFLNRSIALHSIVMVAAAFFGGGSLVASMVAGGFPVFVFGVCAIVGIPAIVVFLSRMGYLNRIMKDTKDMADGRLNRDVKIKGKSPLAKHAENLNHLREGVRTSMHEQAKSERLKTELITNVSHDLRTPLTSIITYTDLLKKSDITDEERKQYIHILDKKSERLKVLIEDLFEVSKMASGNIELHRSRVDLTQLVQQAVGEHEEDLAQGRLDLRMTMPHEPLYAYVDGQKWWRLIDNLIVNVLKYALEGTRVYVTLKRTANGEAEFTVKNVAKYEISENADELFERFKRADASRHTEGSGLGLAIAQSIVDLHGARMSIDVDGDLFKVIVRIPGV from the coding sequence ATGAAAAAATGGAAGTCTCTTCTCACACTTGTTTGTTTAATCTGGCTGGTTTTTGGCGTCTTTACATTTTCGAAGATTGGCTATCAGTATATAGGGAAGTCATATTTTCAATCTGAAAATTTTCAGCATGAGCTAGATAATTTTCAATCCGAGTTGGGACCACTGGTATTGAATAAACCAAATGCTGAGGAATTAAAGAGCAAGATAGAAGTAGGACTAAATGAAATTGAAGAACATCGTAATTACTATGGGTCACTAAGTGACCAGGTAGCAAATATTAATGCACAATATGAGGGGCGCATTCAAGAAGCGGCTGATGTCAAAGCGACTGAATTGAAGACCAAGCTTGAAAACGAACGGGATGAGAAAATTAAGGACATTACTACTAATTTTCAGGATGATGAATATGTTCGTAAGAAAATTCAAGCAGACAAGGAAGCGCTTGTTGACGAATATATAAAATCTGCGCAAGTGGAAGCAAAAAATTTCGCTCAAAACTATAATTACTGGTCTTATGAGTTAAAAAATACTGACACAGGAAAAGTATTTCGCTCAGGCGATGTTTCTGAAAGCAGTGCTTATAAAGTAAATTATACGCAACAACACCCTTTAAGTACTTGGAATATAAGTAGTAATTTAAGTCATATTTTTTCTCAAACCAATGTCTATCTTGATTCTGAAGCATTCCATGAAACTGCGGATTATATAGGTACTATCACAATGTCTAAGAAAGTAGCACAACAAGTATCTGTGATGGATGGCTATGATCGCTTTACACGTAATCAATACATGTTTTTTATCATTTGGATAACAAGTATACTAGCAGCAGTCTTTACATGGAAAGGACGTAAAGAAGTGCTTCTAGCAGTGCAAGGCTTGACAGAGAAAAATAATCTGGAAAAGCTACGAATTGATATACAAGGCGCTGTTTTGTTCATTACTGGCTGTATGTATTGGTTTTCATCGTATATTGCCTTCGAATCGATTGAATATGCATACGAATCCAATTATGTACGTTTTTTTATTGATTTTCTATTAAAACTATTCGTTTTAATCATTATAGGTATTGCATTTTTCGTACAACTTATTTGGTTGTATGATCGAGTGAGTACAGCAAAAAAACTAGGGGATAACTTGAAAGACAGTTATTTATGGGGATTAGGAGATTCGCTAACTGATCTATTTTTAAATCGTTCCATTGCATTACATTCCATTGTTATGGTTGCAGCTGCTTTTTTTGGTGGTGGTAGTCTTGTTGCTTCGATGGTAGCTGGGGGGTTCCCGGTATTTGTATTTGGAGTGTGTGCTATTGTAGGTATACCAGCAATCGTTGTTTTTCTATCCAGAATGGGTTATTTAAACCGTATTATGAAAGACACGAAGGATATGGCAGATGGGCGTCTGAACCGAGATGTAAAGATAAAGGGAAAATCACCGCTTGCCAAGCATGCGGAGAATCTTAATCACTTGCGTGAAGGTGTTCGTACGTCAATGCATGAGCAGGCAAAAAGTGAGCGTCTGAAAACAGAGCTTATTACGAATGTTAGCCATGATTTACGTACACCGTTAACATCCATTATCACTTATACAGATTTACTGAAAAAATCAGATATTACAGACGAAGAGCGCAAGCAGTATATTCATATTCTCGATAAAAAATCCGAGCGTTTAAAAGTACTGATTGAGGATCTTTTTGAAGTATCAAAAATGGCGAGTGGGAATATTGAGCTTCATCGAAGTCGTGTTGATTTAACACAGCTCGTGCAGCAGGCAGTAGGTGAGCACGAGGAGGACTTAGCACAAGGGCGTTTAGATTTACGAATGACGATGCCACATGAACCGCTTTATGCCTATGTTGATGGTCAAAAATGGTGGAGACTCATCGATAATTTAATCGTCAATGTATTAAAATATGCATTAGAAGGTACGCGTGTCTATGTTACGTTAAAACGTACAGCAAATGGTGAGGCAGAATTCACGGTAAAGAACGTCGCAAAATATGAAATCAGTGAAAATGCCGATGAATTGTTTGAGCGTTTTAAACGTGCAGATGCTTCTCGTCATACTGAGGGCTCAGGGCTAGGCTTAGCGATTGCACAATCAATCGTGGATTTACATGGAGCACGAATGAGCATTGATGTTGATGGAGATTTATTTAAAGTGATTGTTCGTATACCAGGAGTGTAA
- a CDS encoding O-acetylhomoserine aminocarboxypropyltransferase/cysteine synthase family protein — MTNFRPETLLLHGGQEPDPVTGSRTVPVYRSTAFVFKDTAHAQRLFALEEAGNIYTRITNPTVDVFEKRVALLEGGTAAVALSSGAAAIAFSILNLAGAGDEIVAASSLYGGTYNLLANTLPNYGIKTIFVDETNPENFRSAINEKTKAIFAEGYGNPSLKVLDVEAVANIAHENGLPLIIDSTFASPYGSTPIDFGADIVVHSATKWIGGHGTTLGGVVVDAGKFDWTQGRFPGFTEPDASYHGIRYGIDTAAAAFATKLRVQLLRDFGPTLSADAAFNLLQGLETLHLRIPKHNENALAVAEYLRNHSSVEYVNYNGLEDFATHDLAKKYLKNGFGSVLTFGIKGGREAGRKLIDSVKLFSHVANVGDAKSLIIHPASTTHQQLSAEELIQTGVTESLIRLSIGLEAVEDIIADLEQAIAQVIAAQQEVEA, encoded by the coding sequence ATGACTAATTTTAGACCAGAGACATTACTATTACACGGAGGCCAAGAGCCCGATCCAGTCACAGGCTCTCGTACAGTGCCAGTATACCGTTCAACAGCCTTCGTATTTAAAGACACTGCTCATGCGCAACGTCTTTTCGCTCTAGAAGAAGCGGGCAATATCTATACACGTATTACCAACCCAACTGTAGATGTTTTTGAAAAACGAGTTGCTTTATTAGAAGGTGGGACAGCGGCAGTAGCACTTTCATCAGGTGCAGCTGCTATCGCATTTTCGATTTTAAATCTTGCGGGTGCAGGCGATGAAATCGTAGCAGCAAGTTCTTTATACGGAGGCACATATAACTTACTAGCAAATACATTACCAAACTACGGTATTAAAACTATTTTTGTAGATGAGACGAACCCAGAGAATTTCCGTTCAGCCATTAACGAAAAAACAAAAGCCATATTTGCTGAAGGTTACGGCAACCCAAGCTTAAAAGTACTAGATGTAGAAGCAGTAGCTAACATCGCACATGAAAATGGCTTACCACTAATTATCGATAGTACATTTGCTTCTCCATATGGCTCTACACCAATTGATTTTGGTGCAGACATTGTCGTTCACTCAGCAACAAAATGGATCGGCGGTCACGGAACGACTTTAGGTGGTGTTGTTGTAGATGCAGGGAAATTTGACTGGACACAAGGAAGATTCCCTGGCTTTACAGAGCCGGATGCTTCCTACCACGGTATACGTTACGGTATCGATACAGCAGCGGCAGCATTTGCCACAAAACTGCGCGTGCAATTACTACGAGATTTCGGGCCAACATTAAGTGCTGATGCAGCATTTAACTTATTACAAGGTTTAGAAACGCTTCATTTGCGTATCCCTAAACACAACGAAAATGCATTGGCTGTAGCTGAATATTTACGTAACCACTCATCTGTGGAATATGTAAATTACAATGGTTTAGAGGATTTCGCTACCCATGATTTGGCCAAGAAATACTTGAAAAATGGCTTTGGTTCCGTGCTTACATTTGGCATTAAAGGTGGGCGTGAAGCAGGACGTAAACTAATTGACAGTGTAAAATTATTCTCACACGTAGCAAACGTAGGGGATGCAAAATCGTTAATTATTCATCCAGCATCTACTACACACCAGCAGTTATCAGCTGAAGAATTAATACAGACGGGAGTAACTGAGTCGCTCATTCGTTTATCTATTGGTTTAGAAGCAGTAGAAGACATCATCGCCGATTTAGAACAAGCGATTGCACAGGTAATTGCAGCTCAACAAGAAGTAGAAGCTTAA
- a CDS encoding acyl-CoA dehydrogenase family protein — MVRYKFESTEHELFRKTLRKFLAEEAETHYAQWEKDHLVPLEFWHKCGEMGYLCPQVEEQYGGLNLDFSFSVIIQEELERIGSGLIGIGLHNDIVVPYIEAYGTESQKSRWLPKCITGEYITAIAMTEPGTGSDLANIKTTALRDGDHFIVNGQKTFITNGIHTNLAVIAVKTNPSAEKKHHGISLLVIEEGTPGFTKGRKLEKVGMHAQDTAELYFEDCRVPIENLLGEEGKGFTYMMEKLQQERLAVAIAAQTAAEDMLALTIKYVTSRQAFGKAISDFQNTQFKIAEMATKIELGKTFLESLIADHIAGKNVVTKVSMAKYWITENARELSAQCMQLHGGYGYMEEYKIARRYRDIPVMSIYAGTNEVMKMIIAKNLGL, encoded by the coding sequence ATGGTAAGATATAAATTTGAATCAACAGAGCATGAGTTATTCCGTAAAACCTTACGTAAGTTTTTAGCAGAAGAGGCTGAAACACATTATGCACAATGGGAGAAAGATCATCTTGTGCCACTTGAGTTTTGGCACAAGTGTGGAGAAATGGGCTACCTATGCCCACAAGTAGAAGAACAATATGGTGGCCTAAATTTAGATTTTAGCTTTAGTGTTATTATTCAAGAAGAGCTAGAGCGCATTGGTTCTGGCCTTATTGGAATCGGTCTGCATAATGATATTGTTGTCCCGTATATCGAGGCTTATGGGACAGAAAGCCAAAAATCTCGCTGGCTACCGAAATGTATAACAGGGGAATATATTACGGCTATTGCCATGACAGAACCAGGTACAGGTTCTGATTTAGCGAATATCAAAACAACTGCTTTACGCGATGGAGATCATTTTATTGTCAACGGGCAAAAAACATTTATCACAAACGGTATTCATACAAATTTAGCAGTTATAGCGGTGAAAACGAATCCGTCCGCGGAGAAAAAACATCACGGCATAAGCCTTCTCGTGATAGAAGAAGGCACACCTGGATTCACCAAAGGACGAAAGCTTGAAAAAGTTGGCATGCATGCGCAGGATACGGCCGAGTTATATTTTGAAGATTGTCGTGTTCCAATAGAAAACCTGCTTGGTGAAGAGGGAAAAGGCTTCACCTATATGATGGAAAAACTGCAACAAGAGCGCTTAGCAGTAGCGATTGCTGCACAAACAGCTGCAGAGGATATGCTGGCTTTAACAATAAAATATGTAACATCACGTCAGGCTTTTGGAAAAGCCATTAGTGACTTCCAAAATACACAATTTAAAATTGCCGAAATGGCTACGAAAATAGAACTTGGCAAAACTTTTTTAGAATCTTTAATAGCAGATCATATCGCTGGCAAGAACGTTGTCACGAAAGTTTCAATGGCGAAATACTGGATTACAGAAAATGCACGTGAACTATCCGCCCAGTGTATGCAGTTACACGGTGGTTACGGCTATATGGAAGAATATAAAATTGCAAGACGTTATCGTGATATTCCTGTAATGTCTATTTATGCCGGTACAAATGAAGTGATGAAAATGATCATAGCAAAAAATTTAGGATTATAA
- a CDS encoding glycerol-3-phosphate acyltransferase: MVKALIICLIVGYLIGCFHGSKVAQFLSGVDLKKAGHGNAGASNATLSLGWKYGILVALIDIGKGVAAIIGVHLFLANASHLTDVQIWLLTYTIAAGVIIGHNFPFHMGFNGGKGTASIIGILLAVDWKIGLFALILFVILSFATNYLIVGVLEFYVVFCTATYLWIPGIGPTIIALLLFGIALVLHIENIKRLLQGTEPKVTSAFKKKK; encoded by the coding sequence ATGGTAAAAGCCTTGATAATTTGTCTTATTGTTGGCTACCTAATCGGCTGTTTTCACGGCTCAAAAGTAGCGCAATTTTTATCGGGGGTTGATTTAAAAAAGGCTGGGCATGGCAATGCAGGTGCCTCTAACGCAACTCTTTCGCTCGGTTGGAAATACGGTATATTAGTGGCACTAATCGATATTGGTAAAGGCGTTGCCGCCATTATTGGTGTGCATCTATTTTTAGCTAATGCATCGCATTTAACGGACGTACAAATTTGGCTCTTAACGTATACAATTGCTGCTGGTGTAATTATAGGGCATAATTTCCCCTTTCATATGGGTTTCAACGGAGGTAAAGGAACGGCTTCGATTATAGGAATTTTGCTTGCTGTCGATTGGAAAATCGGACTATTTGCACTCATATTATTTGTTATTTTATCATTTGCCACTAACTATTTAATCGTCGGTGTCCTTGAATTTTATGTAGTATTTTGTACAGCTACTTACTTATGGATTCCAGGAATAGGTCCAACAATAATTGCACTTCTACTTTTTGGCATAGCACTTGTCTTACATATTGAAAATATTAAACGATTACTCCAAGGTACCGAACCTAAAGTAACTTCTGCTTTTAAGAAAAAGAAATAA
- a CDS encoding MerR family transcriptional regulator, which produces MYKTIEETAIDLGMLEHQVLRLVYEGRIRSVYDGTQVLINSGQFSTYFEQLERIKEEIEVWRNTPIPEDIDIKDED; this is translated from the coding sequence ATGTACAAAACAATTGAAGAAACAGCTATTGACCTGGGTATGCTAGAACATCAAGTACTACGTCTTGTATACGAAGGACGTATCCGTTCTGTCTATGATGGTACGCAAGTACTTATTAACAGCGGGCAATTTAGCACTTACTTTGAACAATTAGAGCGCATTAAAGAGGAAATTGAAGTTTGGCGTAATACACCCATCCCTGAAGATATCGATATCAAAGATGAAGACTAA